One window from the genome of Rufibacter tibetensis encodes:
- a CDS encoding MmcQ/YjbR family DNA-binding protein: MNIEQFREHCLSKPQVEETLPFDQDTLVFKVAGKMFALCSMSHYAEGVALKCDPERAVDLREQYPAIQPGYHMNKKHWNTISPEAFLPMGLLPELIDHSYNLVVQGLPKKLRGELGL, translated from the coding sequence ATGAACATTGAACAATTCAGAGAGCACTGCCTCAGTAAACCTCAGGTAGAGGAGACTCTTCCTTTTGACCAGGACACATTGGTCTTCAAAGTGGCAGGCAAGATGTTCGCCTTGTGCAGCATGTCACATTACGCTGAAGGAGTGGCCCTGAAATGTGATCCGGAGCGGGCAGTAGACCTAAGAGAACAATACCCAGCTATTCAACCGGGGTACCATATGAACAAAAAGCACTGGAATACCATTTCCCCCGAAGCGTTTCTGCCGATGGGCCTTTTACCAGAATTGATTGACCATTCCTACAACCTGGTGGTTCAGGGATTGCCAAAGAAACTAAGAGGAGAGTTGGGCTTGTAA